CGTTTCACAGCAATTTCTTGTCCGTCTTCCAGCATGCCCTAAGCTCACAATATATTCATGTCATCATCTGAAAGGCCTAACCGAATATGAAACAATTGTGTGCCTTTCCATGCTTCAAGCCTTTTCAATTTTTGTACTATTCTTACTACTTTTGTGCAGGTTTTTTCATACCTATGAAGTTTATTAATCCCAACCCTAgataaataaatgaaaaaaaaaattatatacccAAAGAAGAATAAACATTATCATATTTGGTGGAAGGTTCACTATTCACATAAAAACAAGATTTTGTTTCACTCTGTTACATATCTCTCTATGCACGCAGTTTGAATTATAAAAGCCTTATTGTGCAGATTATTTTAGTCTCAGTCATATGTTGTCTACTGAGATTTATTTAATCAAAAGGTTCTTATTTTTTGTCGTCGATGATTGAAAACTATACTGATTCTAAAATGTgatgatttagtgtttacataACTGTAAAGAGCTGGGCAATTTTACCTTATAAACTGGCCCAAAGCCACCTTCCCCAAGCTTCTTGTCAGTCGCAAAGTTATCAGTAGATTTCAAAATATAAGATAAATCGAACAATGGTACCTCCGAGTTTTTCTCTTGAATTGAATGATATTTTCCTGCAATGGAAAGTGGATACTCATTCTTCGTATCTCCTGATTATTAGACTCACTTTACTTTTCTTTGTGACTACTGCTTTTCTTCACCGTAAAGCTCCCGCAGTATCTTACCTTGTCTACTGATCGTTGGATCGATGGACCTCTTCCGAAGATAAAGAGAGAGGCTCAATCCTATAAGACCTATCCCCAGTGCTGATGCAAAACTTGCAGTGAGtattttttttctcttctttctttCATGTTCAGCAACACTTTCTATGCAATTAAAAAGGTATAATATCACTACAAGCATTATTAAGGGATCAAAAACTGCAGCATACTTAGATAAATATTGAACAATTTCTTGATGCCATGAATCGTTACCTGCTTCAGTTGAAGCCATCCTGATATAAATATCCTGTCCATCTGAAACCATACTCTTGACGTCTATCAAGTCTTTGTACCAAATCAGACACCCGTTACCTTTAAGTATATCCAACAGTGTGTAGGCCATACAAGAGCAACTCTTTAAGCATTCTGCTCGGCATTCTTCTAGTGTCATGTTTGCCTTGTTCCGAGTATACCTTGCATCTGGAAGCTTGATTCCTGAATACTTCAGAAATTTGTCTCCCTGGCAACTCAAATTTGTTCTTCGAACGCATCCTTTATTCCAATCAGCTTTAGCCCAACCTTCTGGATCTTTAGGCACGAACCTATCCATACAGGTACATAATGGAGAATTTGCGATACTGCAACTACCATATGCACCACATAACCTGTAAGTGTCACAATTATCTGCCGGGAAACTGATGTACATCATCCATCTCTGAGTACTATTAATCCACGCCCAACGTTCTGCAACACCACCTGGGCTTATCGCAACTATAGTAACAAATGATTTGTCAATAGTTTCCTGGAAATAGCGAACCTCCTTCTGATTCATCACAAGCCTCAACCTATACATAGGAATTTGAAAATCAATTGGCCCCCCGCTAAAAGTAATTCCATTCCAAGGTCCCATCCTAGACCGTATTTTTGAACCTTCTTTCATGAGAATTTGTGGATATCCTGTTGGATCCAAGTGAATGCTTAACGCTCCAGGAGAAGGGTCATCGTCGCTTTTCCATGCTGGGAAGTAGATCTCTGTCCCTGTTACTAAGTTCCATCCAAACTTGATTTCAGGAAGAGCCACGTTACTGGGATAATCAAAACTCTGCCAAAGGAAATTCTCCGGCCTATCATCGTTCGCATCCCTTACGACTAAATTTCCAGAGTCCAGCAACTGCGCAATTGGTTTTTGCACGGGCCTCGACTTATTTGATGACCAGACGGTGTCATTGGTGTCATTGAGTAGCACCAGCAGTCCTGGTTGAACAACCTTCAATAGACCTCCTGCGCTTGTCAACGGAGAGTTTCTGTTGGCGACCCAAACGATTTTCCGATCTGGAATATTTTTGTACCACATACCCACGTATCGATTCATTGAATTTCCTGGTTTGAAAAATCCCAGTTCAAAAACTCCATCTGACGACACCAAGGTCTCACCATCTCTAATAATCTCATCAGTTGTTAGTATATCGGTTGCACCGAAAGTGGTCTGAAAAATGAACAGGAGTATCAAAAGTATGCCCTTTTGTGAAGTTTTCATCGCTGCAGCTAGTTTACGTGAGGAGGTGTTCAAATGAACATTCATCCTGGCCAGCAATTTCAGTTTCTTCCAATTATGGGCCGTGAAAGCGCAGCCGGTCGGTCATCCTTTATAATATGACAATCTCCACGTCTCTTTTCTTCGACATATATTAGTATTTTTGTGCTGAAAAATCGACTGTCCCCGGCATGGCGGCATGGACCCGGATAATTTTCCATCCAATGGGAGAACATCCCGTCCAATATTTCttcgataattttttttttttttttttcacttttctTTTGGATGACTCATTGACGTAGAAGTAGGAAAGACCTTGGGTATTACCTACCTTCGAGATCGATCGACTTTATAGAATTCCAATAGAATACTCAACCCAAAAACATCAATCCACAGTTGGTTTCTTTAAAAAATGAAGATATCTCTAAAATTACATTTAATTATGACtgtataataaaaattatttaattttaaaaaaaattaatgagtgTACAGATTTTGTAAAattatcttcttcttttttagTTGTTCTTACaacatattatattaaattttaaatttcaaaactAATAAATTATTATACATAGTAAACTATTTTCAGATTATCATTATCAAATTATAAGTTTGCAAATCATCAAACTATTTTACACTTGGTCAGGTGTAATTCTCAATGAAATACGTTCTGTATTTTCCTAATCTAATCTAATATCCATCGAtataatttttatcattttgaTTATTAAATATCTTATTAGTTATTTGTATTTCATTATAAAATGATCACatatagaaaataaaatataaatcactagtattttttatttcattataaAGTATCACatatagaaaataaaatataaatcactAGTATTTTTTTCCCATCATTTTAATAAACAAGACTATTTTTAACTTTGTgcaaaaaaaaactatttttaaccattcaacaaaacaatataataattaaaatttggagGTCACTAATCAGTAGGTTTTCAATCAATGGTTGTCACTGAATATCTTTGGGGTAAAAATTTACATGTTAAAATCTTAAATGGAAGTTTCCAGAATTTCGAGCAGTTAATTTCGAGTAGCTTACAAAAGCTAGCTTTGTTTCGTTTTTTGATGTGATTTGGTAAAAATTCGAGCGAAAACATGAAACAATGTTACAACCTTTAGGTAAAACTCACCCTCAAAAGTTAGCTATTGATGGAATGTGCTTAAGAGGTTATAAAACCACAAGGCATGCTTTCACAAGTGATGTGTGATGAAATAATGATATGTTACGATCCATTTGTTTTTCAGAACTGACGTCCACGGCGGTTGGTGACTTCACGGACCCCATGCGCATGGAGGTAACATCCCTCCCAAGTGACTTCGCGGAACCCACACGTCCAGGTTTACTTCCCGGATCGTTAGATAGGAGTACCAAAATCAAGGCTTTTTGTGAAGTTTCCATCGTTTCAGCTGCATGCGGCTAGTTTACATTGAGGAAGAGTTCAAAGAAGAAGTTTATTTGCCCAAGCTAATTCAATTGCTAATACATTCGGTCAAAATTTTAGACTGTGAAATGTATAATATCAAAATGGCAGGTTTATGAGGTTCGTCTGGCTCATCCGTCCGGTTTTATTATACACACGTCACATGAAATAGTTGAATTGATTTGATAATTTTTCATACTGCAAAAATGGCGGACTTGCCTAATGGAAGGACACTACTGATACGTGGTTTCAAACAAACGATGGACTCTATGAATAGAGCTTCCTCCGCTCATTATTAGTATCTCAATCTCAAGTATTATTCTCTCGTCTTATAAGCATTCCCCTTTGaatgcttagttctataatagtTTGAGTTTTTTTGTTCTCTTATATTAAAAGACCATGTGTTATGTTTGGAAACATAGTAAGTTGTTGTACActataaaataatatagtgaATTTTTTTCATCTTATCCATggttttaccctaataatttttagagatttTTCATGTAAATCTATGTgtcgattttattatttatttcatatttGTAGATCAAGATTATACACTTGATACCAACAAGTTGTATCAAAATCTTAGTTTATAATTCTGAGTATGCTTTGTGGTTGCAGTTTTGACTTATCTTCTATGCATTACAGCAGCAACAATTGCAGAAGACAAACATAAATTTCTTGACACGTGGATTATGGATTCAAGAACGACATGACACATGACGTTTAGGAGAGAATGGTTCGATCGGTATGAACCAATCTCGTGAGGATCTGTATTCATAAGAAATGATCATGCGTTAGAAATCGTTGGGTTTGATaccatcaaaataaaaatatctgATGACACCATTCACACCATATAGAAAGTACGACATATGAAAAGTTTGACGAAGAATATTTTGTCTTTGGAGCAATTTGATGATATCGGGTGCAAAGTATCGAGGACGAGATCATGAAAATTATGAAATGcacgcttgtggttatgaaggcagAAAATGTTGCTGaaaatctgtatgtacttttaGGATAAACATATAAAGAGGTATAACTAGTTGTTGCATTGATTGGTTCAGGAGAAAAATTAGCATTGCTAAAGACATAGAAAGTTCGGGCATATGTCGGAACAATTGTtaaaaattctctcagaacaaAAAGTTGATGTCAGGGTTTACAAAAATttcactacccttttgtgagtATTGTATTACTAGTAAACAACACATAataaagtttggcacttctactgccatAAGTAAAAGCATATTGAAAATGATATATTCGGATATTTGGCAATCACAAATTGTATCCTTAGGAAGAGCTAGAtgctttgtctcgttcattgatgatttctctatgaGATTTTGTGTGTAttcaatcaagaagaaatcagatgtttttcaggtcttcaaagatttcaaagtgcaTGTTGAATTTGATTCTGGAAAAAAATCAAGTGTATGAAGACCGACAATTGAGAAGAATATACTGATTACGTATTTGATGCATTTTGTCAACATGATGGCATCAAAAGACACTTCAAGATTGATTATACACCTCAATATAATGAAGTGACATAGTGGATGAATAAGACCATGTTGGACAGAGCAAaagctatgttgaggactgaGGTCTAGATAAGTCATTTTGAGCAGAAACAGTCAAGAATGTTAGTTATATCATCAATTGTCTCCTTCAAAGACGATTGATCTTAAGACTCTGATGGAAATGTGGATTGGGAAGATGATGATTACTCTCATTTGCTACATACATTTTGGAAGTCATGTGTCCATTACAATAATcaagaaagatcgaagttgGATACAAAATTCAGAAATTATATCTTCTTGGAATATGCTAAAGGTATAAAAGGTTTTGCTTGTGGGATCCTATTGTTCGTAAGCTTGTCATCGGTAAGGATGTTATATTCGATGAAGATAAATTAAAAGAAGACAAAGACACtctgaattcagaaactactatattTCAAGTGAAAAACAATACAAATGAAGATCAAATTTCTTGTGAAGTAGTATCAAAGCAAAAGAACcaagaacatgttgagtatGAGGTTCTAAAGTGAGGCAACCAACTCGAGAGAGAAAATCACCAtattggctttcagattatgtcactgaaagaaATATTGCATATTATCTATTAACAGAGGGTGAcgagccatcgagtttccatgaggctactcaaagctcgaATGTATCTCTGTGGATGACAATAATGTAAGAAGAATTGAAGGTATTAGACATAAATAAAACTTGAGATCTGGTTACACTAGGGAGGAAAATAGTTAATAACAGATgagtctataagatcaagcatGATGGAAATAACCAATTAGAGCagtatcgtgctagattggtgcTAAAAaatatgctcagaaagaagacATTGACTCCAATGAGATATTTTTCGTGCGACACGACTTACCACAGCCAGAGTACTGATGACATTGTATGCGGTGTTTAACCTATATCTAGAATAGATAGATGTGAAAATGACATCTATTCATGGATATATTGAAGAATAAATTCATATGCTCCAACCAGAAAGTTTTGCGGAAAAGACAAAGAGAACTTGGCTTGCAGGTCGAACAAATCTCTGCATGGTCTCAAACGTCGATCTATTGGTACAAGATATTTGATTCATGTATCATGAGATTTTGTTACAACAGACTTAGTATAGGTCCTTGTacatatttcaagaggtctgatgatgattatatcattttgctgttgtataTGATGGCATGTCGGTAGGAGGCTCCGACAAGGATAAAGTACAagaattgaaggcacagttggctatggaatttgatatgaagaaATTGAGACCAttaaacaagattctagggatatAAGTTCGTGTAAATTATTTGAACAAAGTCTTGCAATGCTTCAACATATAAAATAGTAATCCAATTTCGATCATTCtacctgttaacttcaagttatcctccgagatgtgtctTAGTAGTGAAACAGAGATGATGGAGATGCCTTgagtaccatatgcatcagcagtgggaagtttgatgttcgtcATGATTTATATATGACCGGACATTACACAAGCAGTGAGAGAAGTTAGTCGGTATGTATGTCGATCCTAGATCAGAGCGTTGGATTATAGTTAAAAGGATCATTAAAACATTATGAGCACCTcaaatgctgcattatgttttGGAGGATCGGATTTTACATTCAAAAGCTATGTCGATTCATATTATGCAtgtgatcctgataagagaaATTTACCACTTGTTATGTATTTACACTTGCAATAAAAATAGTAAGTTGGGTTTGAAAATTGCAAACAGTTGTGGCATTATCTGCAACGGAATATATGGCTTCTACTCAATCTTGCAAAGAGATAATATGgattaaaatattattgaaTGAGATCAgacacaaaatagagaatgttcttttttttttatgacagTCAGAGTACCTTGCACATCGCAAAGAATTCCGCTTTTTATTTCAGAACTAAACATGTTGGAGTTCAATTTCACTTTGTATAAGAAGTGGTAGTAGAAAGAAGCGTGGATATGCAAAATCCATACAAAGGATAACACATATGATGTTCTGACCAAGCTTGTAAACTCTGATAACTTTGAATGGTGTAGATTCTCAAGTGACACAGCCGAAACGTAAGCAACAGAGAATGTCAAGATCGAAAGGATGTGTGGTGATGCGTTAGATTCTCAATtaaatctccaagtgggagaaatgtcgacAAAGGAATAGTTAGTGGCAAACAAGAAATTAAATGACGTAGGTGGCTTTGTTGACAAATTAAGATGGAAGGAAACTACCGATACATTGTTTCACACCGATGATCTCCTCATTCTTATTATAATACGAATCTCAATTATTATTCTCGCATCTTATCATAATTCCTCTTGTTGTGCTTAGTCCTATAATAgttttaaattgttttttattaagagagtgtatattatttttgaaaacataTTAAGTGATTGTAcgtcataaaatattatagtgaatTTTTTCATCTTGTCTATagttttaccctaataatttttatgagTTTTTCACGTAAATCTCAGTatctattttattatttattttcatattcGTGAAAGTCTGAGACCAACAAATTTGTATTTAATCATGTCCTTTAGTATATAATAAGTTTATCAGACCAATTATTGAAAATCACGagtgaaattttaattttttgaatatTATTTCAAGGTACGTTAAttgttatatattaatatttacaG
This region of Primulina eburnea isolate SZY01 chromosome 14, ASM2296580v1, whole genome shotgun sequence genomic DNA includes:
- the LOC140812742 gene encoding G-type lectin S-receptor-like serine/threonine-protein kinase At4g27290 — its product is MNVHLNTSSRKLAAAMKTSQKGILLILLFIFQTTFGATDILTTDEIIRDGETLVSSDGVFELGFFKPGNSMNRYVGMWYKNIPDRKIVWVANRNSPLTSAGGLLKVVQPGLLVLLNDTNDTVWSSNKSRPVQKPIAQLLDSGNLVVRDANDDRPENFLWQSFDYPSNVALPEIKFGWNLVTGTEIYFPAWKSDDDPSPGALSIHLDPTGYPQILMKEGSKIRSRMGPWNGITFSGGPIDFQIPMYRLRLVMNQKEVRYFQETIDKSFVTIVAISPGGVAERWAWINSTQRWMMYISFPADNCDTYRLCGAYGSCSIANSPLCTCMDRFVPKDPEGWAKADWNKGCVRRTNLSCQGDKFLKYSGIKLPDARYTRNKANMTLEECRAECLKSCSCMAYTLLDILKGNGCLIWYKDLIDVKSMVSDGQDIYIRMASTEAESVAEHERKKRKKILTASFASALGIGLIGLSLSLYLRKRSIDPTISRQGKYHSIQEKNSEVPLFDLSYILKSTDNFATDKKLGEGGFGPVYKGMLEDGQEIAVKRLSKDSMQGLDEFKNEIVFIAKLQHRNLVRLIGGCVQEDENMLIYEYMPNKSLDMILFDQKKKILLDWKKRFNIINGIARGLLYLHQDSRLTIIHRDLKASNILLDSDMNPKISDFGIARSFGGNETAAKTHRVIGTYGYMSPEYAIDGLFSIKSDVFSFGVLALEIVTGMSNRRFIHADHNLNLLGHAWTLYKEGRSLELVDPCLAETSNIHEMRRTIHVSLLCVQQYPKDRPIMSAVVTMLSNEGFFPPPKQPGFFTEREVLAAQSPTMTNAGISANEVTITLLEAR